The following proteins are co-located in the Vanessa cardui chromosome 15, ilVanCard2.1, whole genome shotgun sequence genome:
- the LOC124535880 gene encoding uncharacterized protein LOC124535880, which produces MSTNIFLLFAVLSAISVASANVANFKKCDEGNMCEISEVRIEPCSNPKKCLLKKGATSTISFDFTPKFSSDKMLTGLFWASDTGDVAFPELEKANACEFTTCPLEADKQNRLDYGLVLGKKLPNGMFDIKWKLWNPDNEKENCCFLAKIELRKYWWIEHEAEYMAIDEIRHMRPASACILKILICEGRTTVPFIICILKTMDVRFFILFAFYVCVNCEYVSRKFCKDVHPKKCSIHSVKLDPCPDGPGFCLIRRDMPYSLAFDFTPHFEADKLKFSIFSDETNSGTFNGIVTPPVDACEYHSCPLEDDVRQVFDIDFEYTRKAHGKFPIEMRLWNAKDETEVCCFTFNVQMLK; this is translated from the exons ATGTCGACAAATATCTTCTTGTTGTTCGCTGTGTTATCTGCAATCAGCGTTGCATCGGCGAATGTCgccaattttaaaaaatgtgacGAAG GTAATATGTGTGAGATAAGCGAAGTTCGCATCGAGCCGTGCAGCAATCCAAAGAAATGTCTGCTCAAAAAAGGAGCTACGTCTACCATCTCTTTTGACTTCACTCCTA aATTTTCGAGCGACAAGATGTTGACTGGTCTGTTCTGGGCAAGTGACACGGGCGATGTAGCATTCCCGGAACTTGAAAAGGCGAACGCTTGTGAATTCACTACCTGTCCTCTGGAGGCTGACAAGCAAAACCGACTTGATTACGGTCTTGTGTTGGGGAAGAAACTTCCTAAT GGTATGTTTGACATTAAATGGAAATTATGGAACCCAGACAATGAAAAGGAAAACTGCTGCTTCCTCGCCAAAATAGAACTTAGAAAAT ATTGGTGGATAGAACATGAGGCAGAATATATGGCAAtagatgaaataagacacatgcgaCCTGCATCTGCCTGcatcctcaagat ACTCATTTGTGAGGGTCGGACAACTGttccatttattatttgtattctaaAGACAATGGACGTGcgatttttcatattattcgCTTTTTATGTTTGCGTTAATTGTGAATATGTTAGTAGAAAGTTTTGTAAAGACG tgCATCCCAAAAAATGCAGCATTCATAGTGTGAAATTGGATCCCTGTCCAGATGGCCCAGGGTTCTGTCTGATAAGACGAGACATGCCCTACTCACTGGCATTTGATTTTACACCAC attttgAAGCGGACAAACTAAAGTTCTCGATCTTCAGTGATGAGACTAACTCGGGAACGTTCAATGGTATAGTGACGCCCCCAGTCGATGCTTGTGAATACCACTCTTGTCCTCTTGAAGATGATGTGAGACAAGTATTTGATATCGACTTTGAGTACACTAGGAAAGCTCAT gGAAAATTCCCAATTGAGATGAGATTGTGGAACGCGAAGGACGAAACCGAAGTCTGTTGTTTTACGTTTAATGTTCAAATGttgaaataa